A stretch of the Zeugodacus cucurbitae isolate PBARC_wt_2022May chromosome 6, idZeuCucr1.2, whole genome shotgun sequence genome encodes the following:
- the Khc gene encoding kinesin heavy chain codes for MSAEREIPAEDSIKVVCRFRPLNDSEEKAGSKFIVKFPNSTEENCISIAGKVYLFDKVFKPNASQEKVYNEAAKSIVTDVLAGYNGTIFAYGQTSSGKTHTMEGVLGDPVKQGIIPRIVNDIFNHIYTMEMNLEFHIKVSYYEIYMDKIRDLLDVSKVNLSVHEDKNRVPYVKGATERFVSSPEDVFEVIEEGKSNRHIAVTNMNEHSSRSHSVFLINVKQENLENQKKLSGKLYLVDLAGSEKVSKTGAEGTVLDEAKNINKSLSALGNVISALADGNKTHIPYRDSKLTRILQESLGGNARTTIVICCSPASFNEAETKSTLEFGRRAKTVKNVVCVNEELTAEEWKRRYEKEKEKNARLKGKIEKLELELARWRAGETVNAEEQVTVDDVMEASTPNLEVEVPAPTAGPVPATPAAGLMVGSISSDERARLEAERERLYQQLDEKDEEINQQSQYVENLKDQILEQEELIANARREYEALQSEMARIQQENESAKEEVKEVLQALEELAVNYDQKSQEIDTKNKDIDSLNEELQQKQTLLNTTTSELQQLKDMSTHQKKRINEMLTNLLRDLAEVGQALATGDSGVDMKMNSVTGAGDSTKVEEDFTMARLYISKMKTEAKNMAQRCSNMETQQVDSNKKLSEYEKDLGEYRLLISQHEARMKSLQESMREAENKKRALEEQIDSLREECAKLKAAEHVSAVNAEEKQKAEELRSMFDSQMDELREAHTKQVSELRDEILAKQHEMSEMKDVHQKLILAHQQMTVDYEKLKQEEADKSNKLQDIILTNERREQARKDLKGLEDTVAKELQTLHNLRKLFVQDLQARIKKTVINEDNEEDGCSLAQKQKISFLENNLDQLTKVHKQLVRDNADLRCELPKLEKRLRTTMERVKALESALKEAKEGAMRDRKRYQYEVDRIKEAVRQKHLGRRGPQAQIAKPIRAGQGNIAIRGGGGGSGGGVMGGQMPQASAVNS; via the exons ATGTCTGCTGAACGTGAGATTCCAGCGGAGGACAGTATCAAAGTGGTATGTCGTTTTCGTCCATTGAATGACAGTGAAGAGAAGGCCGGCTCTAAATTCATCGTCAAATTCCCAAACAGCACTGAAGAGAATTGCATTTCCATTGCg GGCAAAGTATACTTGTTCGACAAAGTTTTCAAACCAAATGCATCCCAGGAGAAAGTGTACAATGAGGCGGCCAAGTCCATTGTCACAGATGTGTTGGCCGGTTATAACGGCACAATATTTGCCTATGGTCAAACATCGTCCGGTAAGACACACACCATGGAGGGTGTACTCGGTGATCCTGTGAAACAAGGTATCATACCGCGTATCGTcaatgatattttcaatcacATCTACACAATGGAGATGAATCTCGAGTTTCACATTAAGGTCTCATACTACGAAATTTATATGGATAAGATACGTGATTTACTGGATGTCTCGAAAGTGAATCTGAGCGTGCATGAGGATAAGAATCGTGTGCCGTACGTGAAGGGCGCCACAGAGCGTTTTGTGTCGTCACCGGAGGATGTGTTCGAGGTAATCGAGGAGGGAAAATCGAATCGGCACATTGCTGTGACAA ACATGAATGAGCATTCGTCGCGTTCGCATTCAGTATTTTTGATTAATGTGAAACAAGAGAATTTGGAGAATCAAAAGAaactttctggcaaattgtaTTTGGTGGATTTGGCTGGTTCCGAGAAGGTTTCGAAGACTGGTGCTGAGGGTACTGTATTGGATGAAGCCAAAAACATCAACAAATCATTGTCTGCCTTGGGTAATGTGATTTCCGCACTGGCGGACGGTAATAAAACGCATATACCGTATCGAGACTCGAAGTTGACGCGTATCTTACAAGAATCTTTGGGCGGTAACGCACGCACCACAATCGTAATTTGTTGTTCACCAGCTAGTTTCAATGAGGCTGAGACCAAATCAACATTAGAATTCGGTCGTCGTGCTAAGACCGTTAAGAATGTTGTCTGTGTCAATGAGGAACTTACCGCCGAAGAGTGGAAGCGACGTTACGAAAAGGAAAAAGAGAAGAATGCACGTCTCAAGGGTAAGATTGAGAAGTTGGAGTTGGAGTTGGCACGCTGGCGCGCCGGTGAAACGGTTAATGCTGAAGAGCAAGTCACTGTCGATGATGTCATGGAGGCGAGCACACCGAATTTGGAGGTAGAGGTGCCGGCACCTACTGCTGGTCCAGTGCCGGCAACACCGGCGGCCGGTCTCATGGTTGGCTCAATCAGTAGCGATGAGCGAGCACGTCTCGAAGCCGAGCGTGAACGCCTCTACCAGCAGCTCGATGAGAAAGATGAGGAAATCAATCAACAGAGCCAGTATGTTGAGAATCTGAAGGATCAGATTTTGGAACAAGAAGAGCTCATTGCTAATGCGCGTCGTGAATATGAAGCGCTGCAATCGGAGATGGCACGCATCCAACAGGAGAACGAATCGGCCAAGGAAGAGGTTAAAGAGGTGCTGCAAGCACTCGAAGAATTGGCTGTCAACTATGATCAAAAATCGCAAGAAATCGACACCAAGAACAAGGATATCGATTCGCTCAACGAGGAATTGCAGCAAAAGCAAACATTACTCAATACGACAACGTCGGAGCTGCAGCAGTTGAAGGATATGTCAACGCATCAGAAGAAACGCATCAACGAAATGCTGACAAATCTTTTGCGCGATCTAGCCGAGGTCGGACAAGCTCTGGCTACTGGCGATTCAGGTGTTGATATGAAAATGAACAGCGTCACCGGTGCTGGCGATTCGACCAAGGTGGAGGAAGACTTCACCATGGCGCGCCTCTACATCAGTAAAATGAAGACCGAGGCGAAGAATATGGCACAGCGTTGCAGCAACATGGAAACGCAACAAGTCGACTCGAACAAGAAATTGTCCGAGTACGAAAAAGATTTGGGCGAATACCGTCTATTGATCTCGCAGCATGAGGCACGCATGAAGTCGCTGCAAGAATCGATGCGCGAAGCCGAGAACAAGAAGCGCGCGCTAGAGGAGCAAATCGATTCATTGCGCGAAGAATGCGCCAAACTGAAGGCCGCCGAACACGTGTCCGCTGTTAATGCCGAGGAGAAACAGAAGGCCGAGGAGCTACGTTCCATGTTCGATTCGCAAATGGATGAGCTGCGTGAAGCGCACACCAAACAAGTTTCTGAACTGCGAGACGAAATACTGGCCAAGCAGCATGAGATGAGCGAAATGAAGGACGTGCACCAGAAGTTGATTTTGGCACACCAACAGATGACAGTCGATTATGAGAAATTGAAGCAGGAAGAGGCGGACAAGTCCAACAAGCTGCAGGACATCATACTCACCAACGAGCGACGCGAGCAGGCACGCAAAGACTTGAAGGGGCTCGAAGATACCGTGGCTAAGGAATTGCAAACGCTACATAACCTCAGAAAACTCTTCGTACAAGATTTACAG GCACGCATCAAGAAGACCGTAATCAACGAAGATAACGAGGAGGACGGCTGTTCATTGGCACAAAAGCAGAAAATCTCTTTCCTCGAAAACAATCTCGATCAGTTGACAAAGGTGCATAAGCAATTGGTGCGCGACAATGCCGATCTGCGCTGTGAATTGCCCAAGCTGGAGAAACGTCTGCGCACCACAATGGAGCGCGTCAAGGCGTTAGAGTCAGCACTCAAAGAGGCGAAAGAGGGTGCGATGCGCGATCGTAAACGCTATCAATACGAAGTGGATCGCATCAAGGAGGCGGTACGACAGAAGCATCTCGGACGCCGTGGTCCACAGGCACAAATCGCCAAACCCATACGCGCCGGCCAAGGCAACATTGCCATacgcggtggtggtggcggcagcggcggcggcgtaATGGGTGGCCAGATGCCACAAGCAAGTGCTGTTAACTCATAA
- the LOC105216993 gene encoding nuclear pore glycoprotein p62, with protein sequence MSFQAPATTTAASTGFSFGLGTAAGAAKPASFSFGATGGGDAGAVKPLAFGAPAPAATSMAAPAAVGFGGSFLGAATTTSGTAGALPAASTTTTGFSGFGAPAVSSAAVAPAAAAPATTASLGFGFGAAQPTGATTAATGFNFGATPAAGTTTAIGTTTPSVAAAPAFSLTTAKTTAAALPTLGTLGTSTAPATGGFANLSTATKTTESAAVANASHLTYNQLEEHINKWTLELEEQEKVFADQATQINAWDKILISNNHKILELNDAVQKVKSDQQTLEQELEFIATQHKELEESIVPLQKEFLKLPQVDVERSQTYLLVENLDTQLKQMSEDLKEIIDNLNEANKGQDSTDPIIQIGKILNAHMSSLQWIESSTTNISNKLDDITKMHESFKRESERSFRSAYYN encoded by the coding sequence ATGAGTTTCCAAGCACCCGCAACAACCACAGCCGCGAGCACTGGTTTCTCGTTTGGGCTGGGAACAGCAGCCGGAGCAGCGAAACCGGCATCTTTTTCATTTGGCGCCACTGGTGGCGGAGACGCAGGCGCTGTAAAACCTTTGGCATTTGGCGCACCAGCACCCGCTGCAACATCTATGGCTGCTCCCGCTGCTGTTGGATTTGGTGGCAGCTTTCTTGGCGCAGCTACGACAACCTCTGGCACAGCCGGCGCTTTACCTGCAGCTTCAACTACAACCACTGGCTTCTCTGGCTTTGGTGCACCAGCAGTTAGCTCAGCAGCCGTTGCTCCCGCTGCTGCTGCACCAGCAACTACTGCGTCGTTGGGTTTTGGTTTCGGTGCTGCCCAACCTACAGGCGCAACCACTGCTGCAACAGGTTTCAACTTTGGCGCTACGCCAGCTGCAGGTACAACCACAGCGATCGGCACTACAACACCATCCGTAGCCGCAGCACCGGCATTCTCATTGACAACTGCTAAGACAACGGCGGCTGCTTTGCCAACTCTGGGAACATTAGGTACTTCAACTGCGCCGGCCACAGGTGGTTTTGCAAACCTCAGTACTGCAACAAAAACGACAGAATCAGCAGCTGTAGCAAATGCTTCACACCTTACATATAATCAGTTGGAGGAACACATCAATAAATGGACCTTAGAGTTGGAGGAGCAAGAAAAAGTGTTCGCCGATCAGGCGACACAGATCAATGCGTGGGATAAAATTCTGATtagtaataatcataaaatactCGAGTTGAATGATGCTGTACAAAAGGTGAAATCAGATCAGCAAACGTTGGAACAGGAGTTGGAATTCATAGCCACGCAACACAAAGAACTTGAAGAAAGTATTGTACCACTGCAGAAGGAATTCCTGAAGTTGCCACAAGTTGATGTGGAGCGAAGTCAAACATATCTCTTGGTTGAAAATTTGGACACCCAATTGAAACAGATGTCAGAAGATCTGAAAGAAATCATCGATAATCTAAACGAGGCCAATAAAGGCCAGGATAGCACAGATCCAATTATACAGATTGGCAAAATATTAAACGCGCATATGAGCTCGTTACAATGGATCGAGTCATCTACAACTAATATTTCAAACAAGCTCGATGATATTACGAAGATGCACGAATCGTTTAAACGCGAATCGGAACGCTCCTTCCGTTCCGCTTACTACAATTGA
- the LOC105216995 gene encoding U3 small nucleolar RNA-associated protein 18 homolog: MSDSENESIQDLLECAEEYENLMREKLKAESTSNEIKYSAPTSNKKPANDDTQELPMEKVIFGDRKGLLENFAAAVDDAQKFNKKEVASGDEEDDTKDSRKRKPAWIDEDDTDITLGEVKRPTRFSGPQDHLRKDKSYKEYLTARYVRTVPQPKWAELDNKTVSEDAEDEALLQTVGFVAKPDTNTLRQTHIDIKRLKDLNRASYAEGSITSIQFIPKSTATLVAGTSGIATIYSIDGVKNEKLHSIRFENFPIMCARLKPCGTKAIFGSTKRHYYVYDLLTAQETRYKLPEDVTTLRNFRISPCGRYMAVAGRFGNMHLFDAKSQELIHTFKQNDGVASICFTADSKNIICNSLSSKINIFSLTKQRLAHSLIDDGCLNGNAMDLSLDQRLLATGSREGVVNVYDFQKLQLTATPKPEKTFLNLRTSISDVKFNHTAEVLAMSSVEVASAVKLAHFPSATVFANFPRKDDIGKIRVVEFSPNSAYLALGSTNKQATLMRLKHYKYY; this comes from the exons atgagtgACAGTGAAAATGAGAGTATTCAGGATCTGCTCGAATGTGCTGAAGAATACGAAAATTTGATGCGTGAGAAATTGAAGGCGGAAAGCACAAGCAACGAAATTAAATATTCTGCACCAACGAGCAATAAAAAACCTGCCAACGATGACACCCAGGAATTGCCCATGGAAAAGGTCATATTCGGTGATCGAAAAGGCTTGCTGGAGAATTTCGCTGCAGCCGTTGATGATGcccaaaaattcaataaaaaggaAGTGGCAAGCGGAGATGAAGAGGACGACACAAAAGATAGTAGAAAGCGAAAACCCGCCTGGATCGATGAGGATGACACAGATATAACATTAGGGGAAGTGAAACGTCCTACACGTTTCTCTGGTCCGCAGGATCATTTGCGTAAAGATAAATCGTACAAGGAATACCTGACTGCACGTTATGTGCGAACAGTACCACAACCAAAATGGGCAGAGCTAGACAACAAAACAGTGTCGGAGGATGCAGAGGACGAGGCACTGCTGCAGACTGTTGGTTTTGTGGCTAAACCAGACACGAACACTTTAAGACAAACGCATATAGATATCAAACGTTTGAAAGATTTAAATCGCGCATCATATGCCGAAGGTTCTATTACCAGTATACAATTTATACCAAAAAGCACAGCGACATTGGTGGCAGGTACATCGGGTATAGCAACCATATACAGCATTGATGGTGTGAAAAATGAAAAGCTACACAGCATACGTTTTGAGAATTTCCCCATAATGTGTGCGCGTTTGAAACCTTGTGGCACGAAG GCTATTTTTGGTTCTACAAAGCGACATTATTACGTTTACGATCTTTTGACAGCGCAGGAAACGCGTTATAAACTGCCCGAGGATGTTACGACGCTGCGCAATTTTAGAATATCTCCTTGCGGACGTTACATGGCCGTCGCTGGTCGTTTCGGCAACATGCATCTATTCGATGCCAAATCTCAGGAACTTATACACACATTCAAACAAAATGACGGTGTTGCTTCCATATGCTTTACCGCCGATTCTAAAAATATCATTTGTAATTCGTTGTCTTCCAAGATCAACATATTCTCATTGACAAAGCAACGTTTGGCGCATAGCCTCATTGACGACGGCTGTTTGAATGGCAATGCAATGGATTTATCGTTGGACCAACGCCTCCTAGCGACTGGTAGCAGGGAGGGTGTGGTTAACGTTTATGACTTCCAAAAACTTCAACTAACTGCCACACCGAAGCCAGAGAAGACGTTTCTCAATTTACGTACAAGCATTTCAGATGTGAAGTTCAATCACACTGCTGAAGTTTTGGCTATGAGCTCCGTGGAAGTGGCGTCCGCGGTTAAGTTGGCACACTTCCCTAGCGCTACAGTTTTTGCCAATTTCCCCAGAAAGGATGATATTGGCAAAATTCGTGTTGTGGAATTTTCACCTAACAGCGCATATTTGGCGTTGGGCAGCACAAACAAACAGGCGACTTTGATGCGGCTGAAACATTACAAATATTACTAA
- the LOC105216991 gene encoding protein O-glucosyltransferase 2: MLWFKLLLPTLLTIFDFVYAIDESRLVDAEKSLVWGPGLKPDEVVLPARYFFIHAVDKNGRKFAQSPPQDFQVLIKGNSPHGKCRSNVNFLDRGDGSSIVRYTIADWCDQVELEVRYNGSHVAHSPYVIYNKVYSERCYCPQDLNLWMLHNNCPAGLDDKQIVWDLHSFKRVNFSAIRDNLLRRYNQPESVSLCHYVVKQQQIWRQCYGKYTGFKMFMDATLLALGRVALLPDMEFYLNLGDWPLSKKGGQQRTSGPYPIFSWCGSDDSYDIVLPTYDITESTVENMGRVTLDMLSVQKSEYPWDVKESKAFWRGRDSRRERLELIELARKHPNWINASLTNFFFFRNEEDKYGPKVPHISFLEFFRYKYQLNLDGVVAAYRFPYLLASDALVFKQDSGFYEHFYSKLTAYKHYVPFKRDLSDLIERLQWAKENDDRAREIVSEARKFVEANLMPQHIYCYHMALFKEWSTRLVSPITVLPGMEQVEQVYTCSCKEPPYTRDEL, encoded by the exons ATGTTGTGGTTTAAACTGTTATTACCAACATTATTAacaatatttgattttgtttacgCTATTGATGAAAGTCGTTTGGTCGATGCAGAAAAATCGCTGGTGTGGGGGCCTGGCTTGAAGCCGGATGAAGTTGTTTTACCAGCGCGTTACTTCTTCATACATGCTGTGGACAAGAATGGGCGCAA ATTTGCGCAATCACCGCCTCAGGATTTTCAAGTGCTTATTAAAGGCAATTCGCCGCATGGCAAATGTCGTTCCAATGTGAATTTCCTTGATCGCGGTGATGGCTCTTCGATTGTACGCTACACCATCGCCGATTGGTGTGATCAAGTTGAATTGGAAGTGCGCTATAATGGCTCACATGTGGCGCATTCACCATATGTCATATACAACAAAGTATATTCGGAACGTTGTTACTGCCCACAAGACTTAAACCTGTGGATGTTGCACAATAATTGTCCTGCCGGCTTGGATGACAAACAAATCGTTTGGGACCTACATTCATTTAAGCGTGTAAACTTTAGCGCTATACGTGATAATCTTTTGAGACGCTACAATCAACCCGAAAGTGTATCGTTGTGCCATTATGTAGtgaaacagcaacaaatatgGCGTCAATGTTATGGCAAGTATACGGGTTTCAAAATGTTCATGGATGCTACTTTGCTGGCATTGGGACGCGTTGCTTTACTGCCAGATATGGAATTCTATTTGAATTTGGGCGATTGGCCGCTCTCGAAAAAGGGCGGACAACAGCGTACCTCGGGTCCATATCCAATATTCTCTTGGTGTGGTAGTGATGATTCGTACGATATAGTGCTACCCACTTACGACATCACCGAGTCCACAGTAGAGAATATGGGACGTGTAACATTGGATATGTTGTCAGTGCAAAAGAGCGAATATCCGTGGGACGTAAAAGAGTCGAAAGCCTTCTGGCGCGGCAGAGATTCACGCCGCGAGCGACTTGAGCTAATCGAATTGGCACGCAAACATCCCAATTGGATAAATGCATCACTAAcgaatttcttcttcttccgcAATGAGGAAGATAAGTACGGACCTAAGGTGCCGCATATATCGTTTTTGGAATTCTTTCGG TATAAATATCAGCTAAATTTGGATGGCGTCGTCGCTGCTTATCGCTTTCCGTATTTGCTTGCGAGCGATGCGTTGGTATTCAAACAAGATTCGGGTTTCTATGAACATTTCTACAGCAAGTTAACGGCGTATAAACATTATGTGCCCTTTAAACGTGATTTAAGTGATTTGATTGAACGTCTGCAATGGGCAAAAGAAAATGACGATCGCGCACGTGAAATTGTGTCAGAAGCACGAAAGTTCGTCGAAGCAAATCTAATGCCACAGCACATTTATTGCTATCATATGGCTTTATTTAAG GAATGGAGCACCCGTCTAGTCTCACCCATTACCGTATTGCCTGGCATGGAGCAGGTCGAACAGGTCTACACTTGTTCTTGCAAAGAACCGCCTTACACAAGAGATGAGCTGTAG